One window of Drosophila busckii strain San Diego stock center, stock number 13000-0081.31 chromosome 3L, ASM1175060v1, whole genome shotgun sequence genomic DNA carries:
- the LOC108598658 gene encoding larval cuticle protein A2B, with protein MANFMCFVILSLALFASVAVARPGYALDYYDHPKYAFNYGVADHTTGDVKSQHETRDGDVVKGQYSLVEPDGSIRTVDYTADSIHGFNAVVTKSGPTVHAQALVTKPVVAHKPILTHYEPHVAAAPVVVAASPAPYVAQHYAPAAAPIHYDYDDGYYNQAQYEYVPQYDAGHGHYGHYTSPYATHY; from the exons atggcaaatttCATGTGCTTTGTGATCCTTTCGTTGGCTTTGTTTGCCAGTGTTGCTGTGGCGCGACCAGGATATGCTTTGGATTATTAT GATCATCCCAAGTACGCTTTCAATTATGGCGTGGCGGACCATACCACAGGCGATGTTAAGTCGCAGCATGAAACTCGCGACGGTGATGTGGTTAAAG gTCAATACTCGCTGGTCGAGCCTGATGGTTCCATACGCACCGTTGACTACACAGCAGACTCGATACACGGCTTCAACGCTGTTGTAACCAAGTCTGGCCCCACTGTGCATGCTCAAGCTCTGGTTACCAAGCCCGTGGTGGCTCACAAGCCCATACTAACGCACTATGAGCCacatgtggctgctgctccagttgtGGTGGCCGCCTCGCCGGCGCCTTATG ttGCCCAGCACTACGCGCCCGCAGCCGCGCCCATTCACTACGATTACGATGATGGATACTACAACCAGGCTCAGTACGAGTATGTGCCCCAATACGACGCCGGACACGGACACTACGGACACTACACGAGTCCCTATGCGACACACTACTAA